AAGCACTTAATCCAGGTTACAATTAAGCCCCTCCTATCAGATTTTGTGCAGTTATCACCCCTCATGAAATAATGCATGTTGCACAAGCACAGAAGTAAATGTACAAAGTATGAAAATGGTTCAATAAGTTTATCTTGTTGCACACAAAGCCCAAGTCAAAAGCACTAACAATGAGAGTAATACAAAGCAACAGGAAATGAAAAACAGTAGCAAGCAGACTTAGAAGTGCAGAATGATCCACACGCCGCTCCACCAAGAAATGGAGAAAACTGCCTTAATCTCCACAGTTTCTGATTAAAAACAGTCTAATGGTTTGACTTCTCTCATTGCCCTTCGTGATGACGTGGAGAACCAACCTGCGTTTTATTCATCACAAACCATGAACCACATATATCATATCGACGACCAACCCCTAGGAAAAAGTGCAGTAAACGATTTCAGTTCTGGAAAAGAAAAGAGTAGCATAGCCAAGGATGAACTGCCGATTATCCATCTGAGTGCAACCAATAAGAATGCATTTTGTAATGCAGTCTGTGTTGGCACCGTCACCAATGGATAACACAACGTGTTGTTAAGTTCCAACATGCATGAAGTCTTCAGCTTCCTGCATGTGAAAAGGGAAACCAGAGACTCTGAATTCTGGCTGCTGGAACATGTCATCACCACTGAAGATGCTCGTAACATCAGAACCAGATTGGGTGGAAGTGCCCCAACTACCACTCTCTGAGTGCTGAACCATGGATCTAGTTAAGTTGCCACCTGCCGTCCCCTTAAAGATGCTTTTATCGTGCGTTGGAGATGAAGGCTTAGATTGCTGCATATTCTGTGTGTTCAAAAAACGCCCTCCAGTACCCCTAGCTCTCTTCATTGCGTGACGATGTCGAGACTCGTGAAGATATGGCTGTGCCCCATACAACAGATGAGATAAGACCACAATTTCGTTGTTGGCAGGTTGTTGGCAGGTGAAAGAGTTATATTGGATGGACGTACCTTTCTGTCTTTGACAAGCTTATTCTGAACCTCCAGCTTGGCACGGACTTGACGTCTTTTGAGGATAGCACTGTACTGTTTCGCATTCACGTAAATGGGCAAGCTCTCTGTGCATTCAAGAGGAAGTGCAACTCTTGTGGAGGTGACACCAACCATTTGAGGATAAATCTAGATATATCCAACATCGAAAAAAGGAGTTAAATAAAAACAGCAAAAAGTTCATCATCAAGTGACATAAattatacttttttttttaaaagattgaGGAACTCAACATGAACAGCATTAAATGAGAAGAAGAGATCTTCACTTGCAATAAAGGTGGCTGAATGAACTACTACTCTCTACTTTTGAAGAACTGGCACAAACAAGTGCTACTTGCTCGGAAGAGATGGCATAAGTTAGTTGCGTGTTGAATTCGGTAGGTTTGGTAAATCACAAGGTTCATGTGGTAAAAGGACGGTGGACATCATGAAAGAGAGCTATTTTGGTGCATCATTTGTGTCTCCACAGATCAGATTCGTTTTGGTTTGCTTAGAAAAAGATATGATAGCAGAGAATAGATCACTTTCCAACTTACCAAGTAGCGGCGATCTAATTAGCGTTTTAAATGTCAAGACTATATGGAGATTAAGCATTAAGAATATATTGTAACTTCAATAATTCCATGTCTAGCTTACTTTCAGTTTGTTAGTGAGCAGACCAATTTCATATTATCAGGACTCTAGATTCAGGGAGAAAACAGAGGTAAAATCAGTAAAGGAGGAGCGTCCAATGATACTTGATAAGATGATAAACTTCAAAAACTGGCACTCAATCACAAGATTGCTATCTCCTTCTGCTATACCTTGAGTCATGTTCAGGTTATTCTAAAAGCAAGAGAAGTGCATCAAAGATGACTAGTATTAGCTTCACTATTCCTCTTAAGATGATGTGCCATATACAAAATCAGTTGCCTTGAGTTTAATAGCTACTCTTTGACAAACAAAAGAAATTTATGACAAGCACAGCCTCCCAGAtccaagaagaaaaaaagaaagatgaaTGCATAAAGAGACACATTTTGACATGGAATATGAATAATTATCCCAACATAAAAAGGTGAGAATGTCGAATCATAAAAGAAAACATACTAGTCCaacttcaactctttcaactctagtAACCTTATATTTTGGATGTAGAAtcataaaagaaaatataaagagATCGCAATCTTATAAATATTTGCTTTAGATAAAAAGCATGTAGTCAATGTCACTTACGATGGCATTTGATCCATAAGTAGCCACGAGCCTTCCAAAGTAAGTGTCAGCCCAAGGGTAGGATAGGCAAGCCTAGAAGCAAAAGTGAGTGATTAGTTTTACAAGTTGCTTATTTTCATCTGAATTGGCGTATACAGTCATACAGACGTAAAGTGCACTCCACAAAATgcatctttttttcttcttctctttatcCCTCTTTTTCCCTACTTTTTCCCTTTTGGGAAGCGGGACCACGTTAGGAGACAAACTTAGTTCCAAGGTGGTGCAACCTATATTCACCAACAACTCATGCTAAAAAGGGGGCTATCTTTCAAGAAAGGCAGAGGCAATAAGTAATTTAATCAACCCTTTTCCCATGGGTGAGAACACCAGAAGCAAGAATGAAAAAGGAAACAAAGGAAGGAAGTTAGAGAGAGCGAGACTGATGTTTTACACTTATGAGGAATTCCTTCCACCCCCTGGTCACGACAGAGGTAGTGGAAGATAAAtagtaaaattaaaaaaaaaaaaaaaaaaaaaagatagacAGAGTGACAGAGATAAATTTTGGTGGATGATAGTGACAGAGATAAATTTTGGTGGATGATAGTGACTATATGCTAAGTTGCTCGGATTCATCATTTTTGGTGCCGCACCTGTTTTGACACGACATGGTTGTGGGTGTGGGATCCGTACCGGATTTGGTCAaccaattttgggtactttgaccaaaatcGACGGAGAAATTCAGAACAAATACAATGACTTCTGAAATCAAAACAAAAGCTAGGGTGAAATTGAAAAAAATGGAATACTTTATGAAATTTGTATGCCAGTCTTTTTCCTTTTATCTCCTTCCTTTATTCTCCTCTTGATTAATATTTTCTCCTTTTCGGAATATATTGTAAGTTTTTCACATAGTGTCTCATTATGTGGACaaatttttataactctatttttagatGTTTGTATTATTTTTAGCAGAAAccccgcacccgtatccgtacttGAATCCGTAcccccgaatcttaaaatttagataattaaggatctgacctctagatccgcacccgagtccgagcaacttagactATATGCACCAGTAAGTGAGTGGCAGCAGCAAGCAAACAATGGAAATGCACATAACAAACTGACATCAAGGTGTACTGATCTGCATAGCAGATGAAAAATAAGTTAAAGATTACAGACCATTGGATGATTATGGTGCACATGCGGTTGAGATAGAGTGTTGGTGGCATTTTTGCCTGATAGGGATGCTTTTGTTCCTCTCTCTCCTTGCACCTCATAAATTCCATCCCAACCTATCCAGAAGAACATCATGTAACTGATGTCAGGGTACATAGAGTATTTTTATCACAAATATGAAAAGCTAATATTCCTGCTAAAGCCTATTAGGAATCACATTGATAAGAACATCATTTGAGTTATTTAAATTCTGATATTATCACCCCAAAAGTGAATATATTCGTTTAAGCTTCCTAACTTAAGGAGGTCTCAATTTGTTAACCTTTGAGCACACTCTCCAAGTGAATTAAAGTTTAAGAAGAGATTATGTTCCGCTTCATATATTTTATACCTGGATGAAGCGCAACATTTTGCAGAACAGTATTGCTTTTTGCCATTGGGGTCTCCACATGATCAGATTGACCAGTTGACAGAGTAGAAGTTGAATCCTGATCTTGATATTGGGATTCTGATTGCTTGATATTGAAGTGACATTTCGATGCAGATTCCGCTCCAGTCAGGACACTCTTAGAAGGAGCATTTTCTGGTTGTTCACCCGAGCTCCACATAGATGAACAATTCACAAACAAAGGAGTGAAAGATTGACCTTCTTTTCCACAGACACCTTTCTGGGAGAAGCTTATCATCCTCTTTGAATCCCGTGCTCCAGAAGCTTTACACTGAATATAAGAAAACCGCTATGCTACTTTAATACACTATACCACCGTCTTGACTGGAGTTACCTGATTAAATCAGAGCAAAACCCACGCATTAACAACGACGAAGGCTCAACTGACAATAAATGTAGAATACTAGACATCACAATTACTCAAGGACAGGCTACCATAGGAAGCTGAATATAATGAAAGCAGACTACTTGTTAAAGATTAGTGTTTCTGTCAAAATTTGAGAATAGCTGCAGATAATAATGTCCAGAGGTTCTGCTTACCAACTACATGAGCACCAGAGTCAGCCACTAAGAAACGATCGCCTCCCTCAGCCAACATCACGGTATGTTAACTGTGTGCTTCATATACTAAGGGCACGTATATTGTTGCAAACTATGAGCTCGAATTGCAAGAGAAATATAACCGATAGAAGACACTGAAGAGTAGATAGAACTCGAAGGATAAAGGATACTGTCACACTTTCATTTTTTACTGCTATTTACAACAAAGAGATAACACAGAATCTCTGCAAACAGAAGCAACAAAGATTAAATAGTGTTTACACCATATAGCAGTCGAAACAAACATTCTTTTTCATTATTCAAATTTGTTCAATAATTTAAACTACCTTACAAAGTTTGAAGCATTTACACTTAAATCACAGGTTCAGACAAACTAGAATAAGTGAGGATGAAGAGAAGCATAATCTTTAAGCTGTCTTCCAAAACTACATTCTTTAAGCTTTCTTAAAAAATTGACCAACTTTTGCCCTTGCTTTTTCTTATTCCATTAAACCCCAACATCGACGAGCAATAACTGGATATGCTCAACCATTCAAATGAAAAAACACAATTTTGGATTTGGAATTTGTATAACAAAGTTTTACACATGAATCAGGAAATAACTGCCAAAATCACAACTTCATAAGGTTTGACTTATCATCATAACAAGTATGAGAAAAAGCAGAGGCCAATAGTTCTTTTTTTTTACAAGGTAACAATTTATAGATGTTATGGATTTATGTTTCAGAAAGCCAGCTTTTGCTCAAAACAGGAGGATCCTTACATGTTTTGAGCAGCCAACTTTATGAGAAAAATACTACTAATTTGGAAAATTACAAGATTCAACCAAGCTATCATCATTTTCATTCCCCCTTTATCTAGTTTTAGTTAAGCCAAACAAAGCATTACCAACCAAGAATCAGATGTTTAAAACAGAAAATCCCCTGAAAATTTCAAAGAACTATGCTTTACACCTTGTTTTATGATCCCCATATTTTCAAACTCCAAAATTCATTCAAGAAAAttctaaaaaataagaaaataagaaagaaaaaacagAACAGAAAAAGGAGAAAGGCTAGTAAAAGGGATGAGACCTTTTGCTTTGGTTAATGAATGACCTGAAAAAGTTGGATCCATTTGCAAGCATACTGATTTGATACAAACATTTGCTTAGCTTTGGCTCTTGGTTTGATACTAAGATGTATTTTTGTGCTGTTTTCTCCCCACCTGAAAACTACATTAACTATATAGTACTAACTATTTCCTTTGCTCAAATTTCTCATATAAAAAAGTACAGTACATAAAACTTTTTCTAAAAAAGAAAAAGGCAAAGGAAAAAAACAAAACTAATATCCATTCAGTCTATCACATGTAATACAAACAGTCCTACTTCACACTCTCTTTTCCCACTACCCTCACCCCATCCAccttcttttgtttttttcttaTCTTGATTTGGGCACCTTTTGATAATATGACTAGATTAGCCACCTAACCTAATTATTACATGTATGACTTCAAAGTTCAAAGTAGACTTCCAAGATTGGAACTAACTTTGGTCAGAGGATTTTTCACTTTTTAATTTTACCATTatgaataaaatattttattaacagcTACAAATAAAAAGTTGGAGTTTTTGAGCTTTTAGGGtaaaatttttttaatttttctcatGTTTGATtagtttaaataattttaaaaatatttttctcataatTCAAGGGAGATGACTTCCTTACTGAAAggagagaaaatattttttaaaactttttttcaTTCTTCCCCGCCCAATTCTTCACCCCCACCCTCACTCCTCCACTGCGTCTCCTAGACCCTCACTTATCACCCTCCCCTAGCATTACTCATTCCGTCTTCTATAGTATTTgtctaaattatatattt
The DNA window shown above is from Nicotiana tomentosiformis chromosome 8, ASM39032v3, whole genome shotgun sequence and carries:
- the LOC104102816 gene encoding nuclear transcription factor Y subunit A-3-like — encoded protein: MISFSQKGVCGKEGQSFTPLFVNCSSMWSSGEQPENAPSKSVLTGAESASKCHFNIKQSESQYQDQDSTSTLSTGQSDHVETPMAKSNTVLQNVALHPGWDGIYEVQGERGTKASLSGKNATNTLSQPHVHHNHPMACLSYPWADTYFGRLVATYGSNAIIYPQMVGVTSTRVALPLECTESLPIYVNAKQYSAILKRRQVRAKLEVQNKLVKDRKPYLHESRHRHAMKRARGTGGRFLNTQNMQQSKPSSPTHDKSIFKGTAGGNLTRSMVQHSESGSWGTSTQSGSDVTSIFSGDDMFQQPEFRVSGFPFHMQEAEDFMHVGT